The Halogranum gelatinilyticum genome contains the following window.
GTCGTCGTCGGCCGCGGGAGCCTCGGTCGCGGCGTCGTTCTCGATGCTCGGGGGATACTTCCCGCGGTCGAGTTTCAGGTCCGACTGCGGTCGGGCCATGCAGGTCAGTGCGTACGCCTCGCGCTCCTCGTCGGTGAAGCCGCGCGCGGCCGGCTGGGTGACCTCGCCTTCGATGATCTCGGCCGAACACGCCAGACACATCCCGACGCGACAGGAGTACTCCTGCGCGATTCCCTCCTCTATGCAGGCCTTCAGGATGGTCTGCTTGTCGGACACCTGGATGGTCTCACCGGTGCCGACGAACTCGACGGTGTACTCGGTCATACCCGCGGCTACGGATGACCCCGGCAAAACTCTTTATGCGCAATTCTGTCGGCGGGCCGTGGTCGGTACGGCAGCAAAACCCTGACATAGC
Protein-coding sequences here:
- a CDS encoding 2Fe-2S iron-sulfur cluster-binding protein; translated protein: MTEYTVEFVGTGETIQVSDKQTILKACIEEGIAQEYSCRVGMCLACSAEIIEGEVTQPAARGFTDEEREAYALTCMARPQSDLKLDRGKYPPSIENDAATEAPAADDD